The following coding sequences are from one Fibrobacter sp. window:
- the rpoB gene encoding DNA-directed RNA polymerase subunit beta, which produces MVERKSYSRIKRVADLPNLLEIQTRSYEAFLQPETPPRLRKKQGLHGAFQSLFPVNDVKGYYSLEYDGYKLGIPKYTLKECKERGMTFAAPLKVDMSLLVYEQDGETKKFVEKISNEVYIGEIPLMTERGTFVINGAERVIVSQLHRSPGITFDEVIHPNGKKLLTARIIPQRGSWVEILLDVDDVITINIDRRKKMPATILLRALGYSSDEMILGLFHDTVKIAVNDENREKIFGSVNARTVFNEDTGEIIIDANEIINEDRWKKLIQNSIDFVEVLKDVSNPENMIIRNTLSADSTKSEEEALFYMYATMRPGDPSNVETARNLIQRLFFDEKRYDLGSVGRYRMNTRLGVAPADDITTMTKDDFIAAFKYMIGLNDGVGYIDDIDHLGNRRVRSVGELLSAQFTVGLTRMVRTIKERLSLRDTENITPQDLINARTVSTVVQAFFGSSQLSQFLDQTNPLSELTHKRRVSALGPGGLTRERAGFEVRDVHHTHYGRLCPIETPEGPNIGLIASLSTFARVNEFGFIETPYQKVENGKLTGEIVYLTADQEDNHIIAQANTPVDEKGKFVEKMIFARYRGDFPVVSPQEISYMDVSPMQLVSIAAGLIPFLEHDDANRALMGSNMQRQAVPLLRTEPPFVGTGLESRAAKDSGCMIVARNPGVVEKVDANKIVVRKVKDKAGDDILGLTEFDTYELVKFERSNQDTCINQKVCVKVGQKVKAGDTLADGHATKDGELALGRNVTAAFMPWRGYNFEDAIIISEKLVAEDVYTSVHIEVFETEVRGTKRGPEELTREIPNVSEDALKNLDENGVIRIGTEVEAGDILVGKVTPKGETELSPEERLLRAIFGEKAGDVRDSSLKAPPGLKGTVIDTRIYSRKERDKRSKKKDKKRIDELKTDISKQISEIEKVRMEKLVEFLTDTTSGEITNFHTGEVIVPAGKKWTKSLLSKLDFRNISFKDGLCREPAKNRKAEEVLYRANDLIAKLEDKLDKEIDKVVRGDELKPGVLLLVKVYVAKKRKLSVGDKMAGRHGNKGVISKILPVEDLPYLPDGTQVDIILNPLGVPSRMNVGQILETHMGWAAQKLGLRIATPVFDGASYDDVLDLLKEADLPVSGKVQLRDGRTGEPFDHEVTVGPIYMLKLCHLVDDKIHARSIGPYSLVTQQPLGGKSQFGGQRFGEMEVWALEAYGAAYTLQQILTVKSDDLTGRSKIYEAIVKGENTPDAGIPESFKVLVREIKALALDIDVLTEEETAA; this is translated from the coding sequence ATGGTTGAAAGAAAAAGCTATTCCCGTATAAAGAGGGTGGCGGATCTTCCTAATCTTCTTGAGATCCAGACAAGGTCTTACGAAGCGTTTCTGCAACCCGAAACTCCTCCGCGTCTGCGGAAGAAACAGGGACTACACGGGGCTTTTCAGAGTTTATTTCCGGTCAACGACGTCAAGGGATACTATTCTCTTGAATATGATGGATACAAACTGGGAATCCCCAAATATACTCTCAAGGAATGTAAAGAACGGGGTATGACCTTTGCTGCTCCGCTGAAGGTTGACATGTCTCTACTGGTTTATGAGCAGGACGGGGAAACCAAAAAATTCGTTGAGAAAATAAGTAATGAAGTTTACATTGGCGAGATTCCGCTTATGACTGAGCGGGGAACGTTTGTAATCAACGGAGCCGAAAGAGTTATTGTTAGTCAGTTGCACCGCAGCCCGGGTATAACTTTTGACGAAGTTATTCATCCAAATGGAAAAAAACTTCTTACCGCCCGAATCATCCCTCAGCGCGGTTCCTGGGTGGAGATTCTACTTGATGTTGATGATGTAATTACAATAAATATTGACAGACGCAAAAAGATGCCTGCCACTATTCTCCTGCGTGCCCTGGGATACTCAAGTGATGAGATGATACTTGGGTTGTTCCATGATACTGTAAAAATTGCAGTAAATGATGAAAACCGGGAAAAGATATTCGGAAGTGTAAATGCAAGAACTGTGTTTAATGAAGATACCGGTGAAATCATTATAGATGCCAATGAAATTATCAACGAAGATAGATGGAAGAAACTTATTCAGAACAGCATCGATTTCGTTGAGGTACTAAAGGATGTTTCCAATCCTGAGAATATGATTATAAGGAACACCCTCAGTGCTGACTCGACAAAGTCGGAAGAGGAAGCATTGTTTTACATGTATGCCACAATGCGTCCTGGTGATCCGTCAAATGTCGAAACTGCCCGTAATCTGATTCAGCGCCTATTCTTTGATGAGAAGCGTTATGATCTGGGAAGTGTGGGGCGTTATCGCATGAATACCCGTCTGGGGGTAGCTCCTGCCGACGATATCACCACCATGACAAAAGATGATTTTATTGCGGCTTTCAAATACATGATTGGACTGAATGACGGTGTTGGTTATATCGATGATATTGATCATCTTGGAAACCGCCGGGTACGCTCAGTTGGTGAACTGCTTTCAGCCCAGTTTACAGTTGGACTCACAAGAATGGTTCGCACCATTAAAGAACGTCTGAGTCTAAGAGATACAGAGAACATAACCCCGCAGGATCTGATCAACGCCCGCACAGTTTCTACTGTAGTGCAGGCATTTTTTGGTTCCAGCCAGCTCTCACAATTCCTCGATCAGACAAACCCGCTTTCTGAGCTTACGCACAAACGCCGTGTCAGTGCTCTGGGGCCCGGTGGATTGACCCGTGAAAGAGCCGGTTTTGAGGTGCGTGACGTTCACCACACTCATTACGGTCGTCTTTGTCCTATTGAAACTCCTGAAGGACCCAACATTGGTCTGATCGCATCTCTCAGCACTTTCGCGAGAGTAAATGAGTTCGGGTTTATCGAGACTCCCTATCAGAAAGTTGAAAACGGTAAGTTGACCGGAGAGATTGTTTATCTCACAGCTGACCAGGAAGACAATCACATAATTGCACAGGCCAATACACCGGTTGATGAAAAAGGGAAGTTTGTCGAAAAGATGATTTTTGCCCGTTACAGGGGCGACTTTCCGGTTGTATCACCGCAGGAGATCTCCTATATGGACGTCTCCCCGATGCAGCTTGTAAGTATTGCCGCAGGATTGATTCCCTTCCTTGAACACGATGATGCTAACCGTGCTTTGATGGGATCCAACATGCAGCGTCAGGCTGTGCCGCTTCTGAGAACTGAACCGCCCTTTGTGGGTACAGGTCTGGAGAGCCGTGCGGCAAAAGATTCCGGATGTATGATCGTTGCCAGGAATCCCGGTGTGGTCGAGAAGGTCGATGCAAACAAGATCGTGGTGCGCAAGGTTAAGGACAAGGCTGGAGATGATATTCTTGGTCTTACCGAGTTTGACACCTACGAACTTGTCAAATTCGAAAGATCCAACCAGGATACATGTATCAATCAGAAAGTATGTGTCAAGGTCGGTCAGAAGGTGAAAGCCGGAGATACCCTTGCTGATGGTCATGCTACCAAGGACGGGGAGCTTGCCCTCGGTAGAAACGTGACAGCGGCATTTATGCCATGGCGCGGGTACAACTTCGAAGACGCGATTATCATTTCTGAAAAGCTTGTGGCGGAAGATGTTTACACCTCGGTACATATTGAAGTTTTCGAGACCGAGGTACGGGGCACAAAGCGCGGCCCGGAAGAATTGACACGTGAAATTCCTAACGTAAGTGAAGATGCCTTGAAAAACCTCGATGAGAACGGGGTCATAAGGATCGGTACTGAAGTGGAAGCAGGAGATATTCTGGTTGGTAAAGTTACACCCAAGGGTGAGACTGAACTCTCCCCTGAAGAGCGTCTGTTGAGGGCGATTTTCGGGGAAAAAGCGGGAGATGTCCGTGATTCATCACTGAAAGCTCCTCCGGGACTCAAGGGGACCGTAATCGATACCAGGATTTATTCCAGGAAAGAACGCGATAAACGTTCAAAGAAAAAAGACAAGAAGCGTATCGACGAGCTCAAGACCGATATCTCAAAACAGATCAGTGAGATAGAAAAGGTAAGGATGGAAAAGCTTGTCGAATTCCTTACCGATACCACATCAGGGGAAATCACCAATTTCCATACCGGAGAAGTGATCGTTCCGGCTGGAAAGAAATGGACCAAGTCGCTGTTGTCCAAACTCGATTTCCGCAATATCTCCTTTAAAGACGGCCTCTGCCGCGAACCTGCCAAGAACCGCAAAGCCGAAGAGGTCCTTTACAGGGCTAATGACCTGATTGCGAAGCTCGAAGATAAGCTTGACAAAGAAATCGACAAGGTAGTACGCGGTGATGAACTGAAGCCTGGAGTGCTTCTGCTTGTCAAAGTATATGTCGCAAAAAAGCGCAAGCTCTCTGTTGGCGACAAAATGGCAGGACGTCACGGAAACAAGGGTGTGATCTCAAAGATTCTCCCGGTCGAAGACCTTCCGTATCTACCTGATGGTACACAGGTAGATATCATTCTAAATCCTCTCGGCGTTCCCTCCCGTATGAATGTTGGGCAGATTCTGGAAACTCATATGGGATGGGCTGCGCAGAAGCTTGGGTTGCGGATTGCGACTCCGGTTTTTGACGGAGCCAGCTACGATGATGTGCTCGATCTTCTGAAGGAAGCCGATTTGCCGGTCAGCGGAAAAGTACAGCTCCGTGATGGGCGAACCGGGGAACCTTTCGATCATGAAGTTACTGTAGGTCCCATTTACATGCTGAAACTGTGCCATCTTGTCGATGACAAGATCCATGCCCGCTCCATCGGTCCTTATTCTCTTGTCACTCAGCAGCCTCTGGGTGGAAAGTCTCAGTTCGGTGGACAGCGTTTCGGTGAAATGGAAGTGTGGGCGCTGGAAGCGTATGGTGCTGCATATACTCTGCAGCAGATTCTCACTGTAAAGAGTGATGATCTTACCGGACGCTCAAAAATATACGAAGCCATCGTCAAAGGCGAAAATACTCCGGATGCGGGGATTCCCGAGTCTTTTAAAGTGCTTGTACGCGAAATCAAGGCTCTGGCTCTTGATATCGATGTTTTGACAGAGGAAGAAACCGCTGCTTGA
- the rplL gene encoding 50S ribosomal protein L7/L12 produces the protein MTVLELSDLIKAIEEKFDVKAAAPVAVAAAPAAAAAAPAEEKTEFDVVLKAAGDKKIQVIKVVREATGLGLKEAKDLVEGAPKPVKEGISKDDAEALKKKLEENGATVEIK, from the coding sequence ATGACCGTCCTGGAGCTCTCCGACCTGATCAAGGCTATCGAGGAAAAATTTGACGTCAAGGCTGCAGCTCCCGTTGCTGTTGCAGCTGCTCCTGCTGCTGCTGCTGCCGCGCCTGCTGAAGAAAAAACCGAATTTGATGTCGTTCTGAAAGCCGCTGGCGATAAAAAGATTCAGGTTATCAAGGTAGTTCGTGAGGCAACCGGATTAGGTTTGAAGGAAGCAAAGGACTTGGTTGAAGGTGCGCCAAAGCCGGTTAAAGAAGGTATCAGCAAGGACGATGCTGAGGCTCTTAAGAAGAAGCTCGAAGAAAACGGGGCAACTGTCGAAATCAAATAA